DNA sequence from the Cyprinus carpio isolate SPL01 chromosome B13, ASM1834038v1, whole genome shotgun sequence genome:
GTCTCATACTCAGTTTACCAGCGCTGGAATCTCTCAGCTCAGCTTAAACATCCTCCAGATTCGCATCTCTCGTGCGCTCTCTAATTAGCTCCATATGATGAGACTGATGCTCTACTACTAACCGCGCAAGGGAAACAAGGTAATTTTTGTCTTCTGATGAAAGATAAAGTACCATTCTTTCTATGCGATCTACAGCTCGCCGAACATGTGCACGAGTTTTGCTCGTTGTTTTCAGTGGCTGTCTGTTCACTCTTGATGCTTATGATCAGGAGCGTGTTTAGGCACCACGCATCCCCCGCGGTCCAGGGGGCCCCCGCGGAACGCGATTTCTTCCGATGGGAGTCGAGAaccggctttttttttttttttttggaccggTGCGTAATTGGGTCAATACCTGACTACCGATAAGCTTCAGGACAAACAATACTGTTATCGATACGTGTGTTGTTTTATCTCCGTACTTCTGTGTTAATGGCGAATTAGAAGCTGTTCTCATAAACCGATCTCAAGCGGATGACGCGCCTGTtgtgagaggtttggcatgacacGCAGCGGTCTCAATCTCTGAAGGTGAGGTggaattcatatttcttcattaagtaacttacaaaataattttaaaaactttctgTGAGGCGTAATTTTACAGACAGCACGAGTTCTCTGCGAGCTCTCTGTCTTTCCCTCTCAAAATGCGCAAATGGCTTCATATCACCACGTCGCGTCTGCACCATAGACTGCATAAAAACAGGTCTGCACACAGGAATTGTCACGGTTTACATGcatcgtcactaaagtttataatttgcatttctgttttaagTTTGGCCAGTATTTAACCATTCCGCACTCGTGCGCTCTCCAGAGAGAGCACACTCAACAATCGCCccattgtaaaacaaaaatacacagcatgagcaaacatttaattacatatttttgaaaaaactaCAAGTCTAAAAAATTACCCCCTCCACcactcaaatgaaaaaaaataaataaataatcctccCTCCTAGTGTTTTTAACAAAttcagtaaatgattcagtgactcacttgtAATGCTGGAAAAATCACTTGTTGCCAGGTACTTTGCTTAACATGAGAAATCAGTGAACGACTCTATTCAGTgaactgatgcaaaaaaaatttagtaaCTGGAACGAATCAGAATCCCCTCTCTAATGCAAATAGACTTTACATTTTATCAACCTAGAAGTAATCTGGTTCATTCCTACGCATATGACTGCAAATATTTGTTAACAGCGTTTGATTTAAATCAAaggtcacactttttttttttttttttttttagcagagtatGCAGATAACATTGCACCCTCAGAGTGAATGTGCTTATGCCAAAACACAGTAGACACACAGCAACATAAGTAACACTGTGACATTTCAGTTTCAGCGTTTGCCCTGTGTCCTGAGACTTTCACGTGTAAGAGCTGACAATAATGATAGGGACAGGTCTCATCTTGCTCTTTGTGCCAGCtaatcccttaccaaaaagtagtatacttcaagttcattttattaattatactcaagtaaagttcaagtatatttttaagtatactttatgttgcaagtatacaaatatcagtgttctagtagtatacttgtaagtgtacttcttgggactaaattggcccactttctagtatataaaagtatacttttaagtatactttaagtataacagtagcaaacttttgagtacacaactagtttacctctatgtttgtaatttgtactgcaattatactaaaagtgaacttataggtatactgatagtttactaattaaatactttgtacactttgaagtacagtatagtctcagtaaactactagttaaGTAGTTTtctactgcaagtatactcataagttttctttaagtgaactttacatcatactttaagtatactactatgtctctacttaggttttaatttgtatatattttgttatatgaatatctgaacatacaaaacatccaaagaaagaacagggtatctgcttgtaaacaaaaacattttattctagcttcatgcattcttttttaaacactttaatgtgggtaagtttctttaaaaaataaagaaataacattttgaacaaaaagctgaaaaaaagactatgaattggattcagaatgataatcaaaacgtagatggagtcgatcaacaacCCAAAGCTTGACtttaattattacctcttcatcagtcgacattttattccataacattacagttttgatgtggtttcatgtcagatgatcgtgttatatgtgttagtatctgttgtttcttcttcttcttcacttgtgtttttttttttggaaattctgtacagaatatgtgtactagcgccctcttccatataataatgaaaacacggattctaggagcacaagtatagttcaaatatatttagactttttgtaagtaaatcaagtatacttaaatgtcatttcaagtatatttctgaggagtacataaagcccatttctgagaagtacataaaaagtaaactaaaagcatactttcctatttttagtttaaaggaagtatactaatagcacacttgtataaactttttttttgtaagggatggtcttttttttctcacaaacattgctctctttttttaattttttaatttttattttaaggatttttcaGAGTAAACAGAACGAACAAACAACATTCTCTCAGACTTCACACGcactcacaaagaaaaaaaagaaatagaaatagaaataaaaacgaaaataaaaaataataaaaatacacacatttaatacCTTAGACATAAATTATAATgcttacaataataaatacaggTTCAGTAACTAAAGGTACCATAGTAAAGAGCTGCAAAACAGTAAATCATTAGAAATGCCCGAAGGTAATGTACAACTCAACCCACCCACACAGGAAACATTAGACATTGGTTTGGCTGCTAGTTTGTCTAAATATCCAAGAAATGATCCCCAGACAGCAGAAAACTTTTCAATGGAGTTAGACCTCAGAAATAGGAGTCTTTCAATTTGTATGACAGAAATCATGTCCATTATCCAAATTCGAAAAGACGGAGGTGAAAATGACTTCCAGTTCCTTAATATAAGTCTCTTGGATAGATCATACCCAGAGTGAGGGTctgttgtaatgtttttggaaggCAAGAGGTGTACAAACATTGGTCTTAAATGAACTGTTTACTATTGAAAGTTGCACATCCCACACAGTAATAACAGAGCACATTCCTCACAAAGAAATGAAGTGGCTGGGTTTTCTAGGTCTTGATAGAAACTATGCCATTCACAAGATTTTATCATTTTACCTAAAGCAGCACTATATAACTTTAGGCGCTTTAGCGGTTTATAAACAGAACTGTacgcatcccgcggaagaacattctaaccggagctacttctaagtttatgtctatggcgattcacgctGGTATGTGTTATTCCGCAGCGGCGACGACCCGaccaggctacaatagtccaaatatAAGCACTTATTATaagtgtaccgtagtgattcggGATAAGACAAAACGCTGTTTGGAAGATgaattcatgatgtactcgctcattataaacattttgcaaaatctgaacacagaaaaagttacatagtgctgctttaaacaaacttaaacagtaaactgagcaaaaaaaaaaaaaaaagaaaagaattgaGACATTGTTTCTGGAGGTTTggtttataagaaaaataaaattaagggtTGAAATCTCATTCTGATTCTGGAGGTTTggtttataagtaaaaaaaattagggtTGTACTCATTAGCTTAATGATCCAGTCACTCAGGTTCTtgagtcttttgtttgttttggtctttACAAGTCGATATGAACCTGAAGACCCTTCAAAAATTCTCGTTTTTTGTGccctgaaatttaaaaaaacaacaacagcatcaaAAGTGTTGGCAAAAAAGGAACTTTCCTTTGTTCCTGCGATTGGCTGATTGTGGTACTTCCTATAAATCTCTTCTGCAAAAGGAAATGGGAGGAGGATCGCAAGACAGTAGTGCAAAGCCTGCGAAACCCTTGGGGATTACCCAGAAAACTTTTGGGTATATTTGTGAAATCTCATTCTGATTCTGGAGGTTTGGtttataagaaaaagaaaaattaaattaagggTTGTACTCATTGGCTTAATGATCCAGTCACTCAGGTTCTtgagtcttttgtttgttttggtctttaaaagtcaacatgaaccTGAAGACTCTTCAAAATTTCTCGTTTTTTTgtgccctgaaaaaaaaacaaaagcatggagaacaaataattacttttttttttttttttaggcgagCTATTCAGGATCACAAAAAGAGCTTTTGGGAAACATAGAAGTTTGTAAAACCACAATGTATgaaatataatcattaaaaaaaaaaagtactaaccATTTCCACAACATTTAAGTAGGTTGATGTGGAAacaaggaatgaaaaaaaaaaactaactaaacttAACTTTGTTCCTCTTTGTTGCAACCATGCTATTTGAATATTGGCTCAGGTAGATTTTCATATTtcgaatacagttttttttttttttttttacaggtgcagcatattatatttatattactcttctttctctctctctgcagaagATTTAGCAGAGACAGGGACATCAAGACTGTATGATAAGGATGGGAATTCTTCAAGTGCTGAAAACTCAGTTGCTGTGCCATCTCATTATCTGTTATGTGTTCCTGGTCAGTGGGCTCATTATCAACCTGCTGCAGCTTTGTACTCTACCACTGTGGCCCATTAACAAGCAGCTCGCACGCAAGATCAACTGCAGATTGGGTTATTCCATTTCAAGTCGTAAGTTCTGCAAGCTGTCACATGCGAGCTCACATCTTCCAAAGAAAGATTCTGACATAACCAGCCATGATGCAAGAAGTTTCCTGTGCTGATTTTGTCTTCACTGAAAAAGAAGTACTTCTTCTTTTTCAGAAGCACATGAAGTGCCAAaatcttataaaaatattaacaatttaaaaagagATCAATAAGATTTGTCACTGTCATGGAGATCCTGATTATCATGTCTCACCTTTTTAAGACAGATTGCATTGAACCACAGTTGTATTGTTGGATACACAAAAACTCAAGCCATTATTTCCTTTTTGAAAACCTCAGTGGCTGCTGAGGGTAACAAAACAGGAAGATGGTATTTTTGAATACTGCAAATTGTTCTAACATCTCTTTACATACTTACAAAGATGATGAACTTGTTGGACTACTACAcattcataaatatgtaaatgcattctATTATGAATATATGCATCTCAATTCAGTatgtattttttctctgtttgttcaGAATTGGTGGCATTATTGGAGTGGTGGTCCGGGACAGAATGCACACTGTACACAGCTCCAGAAAGCTATAAACTTTATGGCAAAGAGAACGCCATTGTTGTTCTAAATCATAACTTTGAGATCGATTTTATGACCGGCTGGACCTTCTGTGAGAGATTTGGCGTTTTAGGGGTAAGACAAAAGAAAAGGTACTTTCCTGCATCATAACAAGTGTGCGATTCTAAATGATTCTTAATTTGTAGTAATACAAATTTTTAAGACTCAATATTGTCATGATGCAAATAGACTGTTAGACTGcaatgttattgtcatttttgcTTTTAGAGCTCAAAAGTGTTGGCAAAAAAGGAACTTTCCTTTGTTCCTGTGATTGGCTGGATGTGGTACTTCCTAGAAATCGTCTTCTGCAAAAGGAAATGGGAGGAGGATCGCAAGACAGTAGTGCAAAGCCTGCGCAACCTTCGGGATTACCCAGAAAACTTTTGGGTATATTTGTAAAATCTCATTCTGGTCATTTTAGATTTCAGATTTTGAACACACaattacttaaaggaatagttaacctgttcacacaaaaattaaaattctgtcatgatttactgaCACTCGTGTTCCAGCTcatatgatgttattttttttctaacaatatttttttttttttttataggatattttttttgttatttatttgtgttgatattttgttttttttttagtttgttttttttttaagtagttgtattggattttttttttacttaaaggaaggtccatttttgggttaactattcccttaaaaataactttatatttctagcttttttatttgagtttttctgTCTCCTCCTGTGGTTGATGTTCAGTTTTATGATGCATCTATAGTTCTTGTTGCACTGTGAGGGCACACGATTCACAGAAAAGAAGCACAAGATTAGTATGGAGGTGGCAGAGAAGAAAGGTCTGCCCAAACTAAAGTACCACCTTCTACCTCGGACCAAGGGCTTTTGTGTCACGGTCCAGAACCTCAGGGGGACAGGTGAGAGCTTCTTTGCCTTTAAGTCATGATGAACCCATAGCGACATTGCTTTTATAGCTCTTTCAATGAGTTAAGGCTAATCAATCTGTTGATGtcttttcaatttacatttaaatgaaagaaaatgtatttttggccgACGTAGCCTCTAAAGATTGTGTCTCCTCTGTAGCTACTGCTGTGTACGATTCTACACTTAATTTCAGAAACAACGAAATGCCAACTTTACTAGGGGTGCTCAACGGGAAAAAGTACCATGCTGATTTATATGTGAGGTaggaatgaaagaaagaaagaattttctTCACATTGCCCTTCGGCAATATTTAACAGCCTGTTGTTTAGTAAATACTTTGTGACGTCTCCTGCTATAACAAAGTTCAAAATGCAGTCACCATAATCTTTTATAAATGTTTCAGTTTAATGACCCACTATATGAATACGTTGTCAGTTGCAACATCAAGATAAATTGTCATGGA
Encoded proteins:
- the agpat4 gene encoding 1-acyl-sn-glycerol-3-phosphate acyltransferase delta isoform X1, with protein sequence MIRMGILQVLKTQLLCHLIICYVFLVSGLIINLLQLCTLPLWPINKQLARKINCRLGYSISSQLVALLEWWSGTECTLYTAPESYKLYGKENAIVVLNHNFEIDFMTGWTFCERFGVLGSSKVLAKKELSFVPVIGWMWYFLEIVFCKRKWEEDRKTVVQSLRNLRDYPENFWFLLHCEGTRFTEKKHKISMEVAEKKGLPKLKYHLLPRTKGFCVTVQNLRGTATAVYDSTLNFRNNEMPTLLGVLNGKKYHADLYVRRIPLDTIPEDESECAAWLHKLYQEKDEFQEHYRQTGRFPGPITSPPHRPWALLNWLFWVCLLVYPLCMLLLQLLLSGSTFTVVCTSAFCLAVSVGIRWMIGQTEIDKSSNYGNKEMQMNNN
- the agpat4 gene encoding 1-acyl-sn-glycerol-3-phosphate acyltransferase delta isoform X2, producing MIRMGILQVLKTQLLCHLIICYVFLVSGLIINLLQLCTLPLWPINKQLARKINCRLGYSISSQLVALLEWWSGTECTLYTAPESYKLYGKENAIVVLNHNFEIDFMTGWTFCERFGVLGSSKVLAKKELSFVPVIGWMWYFLEIVFCKRKWEEDRKTVVQSLRNLRDYPENFWFLLHCEGTRFTEKKHKISMEVAEKKGLPKLKYHLLPRTKGFCVTVQNLRGTATAVYDSTLNFRNNEMPTLLGVLNGKKYHADLYVRRIPLDTIPEDESECAAWLHKLYQEKDEFQEHYRQTGRFPGPITSPPHRPWALLNWLFWVCLLVYPLCMLLLQLLLSGSTFTVVCTSAFCLAGDQLGARACQLASAG